TTCATACTCATTCTTGCTTTCTGTGTCCTGGTTGTCGATGATTGGGCATTCCTCATTTCTACTCAATGTCAGATGCAGGTCATCCTGAGGTTGCTGCATGGCGTCATCATTGCAACGATGACGGCTGTCAAAAGTttggttatttttttccactccctctgtctcatcATCTTGTGACGGTGACATCGTGACGGTGTTTGTCCGGGGCAACGTTTGCCcaatcacacagaaaacatactTTGGCTGCTTTTCCATCCCCGGTTCGTCCTCATCAaccacctcctcttctcccaTTGTCCATTCCtcttccctgtccctgtctcccTCACCCCCGTTGAGGGCCACAGGTGAGTGGCTATTATATGCAACTCCACCTTCCCAGAATTCTTGACAGTCCTCAAactcatcttcttcatcttcctctctttcgTCCCCCTCGTCTCCGCCACTGGACGTAGTCACAAAGCCGTCCTCTCCTGACAGCATACTGCTCCTGTCTTGCTTCCACGCTGTCtcacttcctccttccctctcgtTGCGAGCCCAATAATCGCTcccaccctcttcctctctgtcgctCTCCTCTGTGTTATCTGTCACATTCTCTCCCTCTACATCCCAACGCCGGCTTCCCTCTATACCTCCATCGCTGTCAGACAGatgttcctttctttctttatctatTTCTCTCCAGACTTCACCAGCCTCCTCTCCATCTACACTTACACCCTCTGTCCCCTGGTCTATGTCTATCCTGTGCTCATTTCTCCCTACTTGTCTTCCTCTGTAACCGCCTTGGTCCAAGTACGTCTCATCTGGTTCCTCTTTTACTCTCCACCCCCCTCTTTCCCACTCAGCCTGTGACTCCACagtcctctcttcttctctcctcctcttctctttcccctttgtgtgtctctctccgtCTATAAATTTGTCTTTACTATTCTTGCCCCTGTGTGGCTCTAACCACATCCTTCTCTGCTCTGACAAACCGCCTGccatctctcctctttctctgtcatgtctctcacttccttttGGCTCCCTTTGACGTCTaccagcagctctctctggGTTTCTCTGCTCTTCTGCATCTCTGTCACTTTCAGCAGTGCTCTCTCTGCTCGATTCCCTCTCTTCATGactgtctctgcctcctctaTATCTCATCTCACTGTCCATGTCGCTGCTCCACTCTCCGCTGCTCTGGGCCCGTGGGGGCACCCTAGGAGGCGTCTCGTTCAGGGATCGGCTGCCTCTGCCTGTCGTATCATCCCACCTAGGATCGGCCTCTCTTTCCTTGGCTTCCTTGCCTCTCCTGTGCTCTCTGTacctcctgtcctctctcctgtcaTCTAATGGGACCTTCAAGTCTCTCACACTTTCCTtccatctgtctccctccctgtgtgcctcccttgctgctctgctgtcaacCTCTCTGTacctctccctgtctttctccgctcctctcctcctgtatCGAtccacttctctttctctgtccttgtctctgtgtctctgcctgtccTCTTCCCTGTATCCTTGCCCAACTGGatgtctttccctctctgttatGCCCGTGTTGTCCCCCTCACTTCTGCTGTGTTGATATGTCAACTCCTCCCTCTCTCGGTCCCTCGCTCTTTCCTTCCTCAGCTCTCTCTCGTCACTGTCTCCTTCACTCCTGGtgtccctccttccctctctcctctgcgcCTTTTCCCTCTCCCTACTATCTAAGTAGATCTTGccatctcttcttctgtgtggAGAAGGCACCCTGGCCTCCCACTTTTCCATGTTAGGCCTTgaattctctctttttcttgctGCGTCTTTCTCTCTTCTATCCCGTGAATCACccacttctcttcctctgtgttgaAAACCAAAATCAGACTCCTGATATCTTTCCCTCTGTCGTGATTTCTCATCTTTTACAGGTCTTCGCTCAGTGTTTCTTCCCTCTCCCTTCGCCCTGCTTTGGATCTcatctctttccttctctctgtacctctctctctgccgtgccctttccctctccctctcccactcatctgtctctggtctctttGGCCTATCTCTCCTTCTTTTACCTCTCTCTTCATACATCTCAGTGGTGCCGGTCATTCTCCTGCCATGATCTGGGCTGCTTTTTCtcattctgggaaatgtgtCACCTTTCTTCATCCCGCTCTCTACTTCTTTATCTGTCTCCTTCTCTAAATTTGAAAACGGCCTCCCGTTTCTGCTCCTGTCATCTTcttgcctcctctctctctccctccattctctttctccctctctgggcCTGGGTGCAGCAGCTCGGTCTCTTTCATAGTATCTCTCCCGGGGGTCCACATCTTTGAATCTTGCTTTGTTCCTCATTTTCTCcatctccctgtctctcttccaGTCTTCCTCCCGggtgctgtctctctctcgctccgACTGGGCAGTCATTGCTGGCCTGGGACTTGGATCCCGAGAGATTTTTCCACCTGGCTGAAGCTTGCGGTCAGATGTGTTTATGTTAGATAAAGTGTCAAAGAGGGTGCAGCTGGGCCTTTTGGTCCCCATAGTATCATAATTTGGAGAACCTGGAAGACAGTAATACTCCACATTGtcaatttaaaaatcaaacattaagaGTCAAGCcattttcagattaaaaaaaaaaatcactgaaatgcaggtcaaacacaaacagactttcACATATTTGGCTGCTGTCACAGCGTCGACAGTGAATACCACAAAACCATATTACACATATCATGATAGCTGCAACAATTaagctgtgttttcagtctgtaattccattattttattttgtcaaatgtaCTACATTGCTGCACTTGGACTTTGACATTTTAAGCCAGTCTGGTTAGAAAGTAGctttacagaaaaaacaggcCAGAGAAAAGGTGACACCCTCTCACAGTTCTGTAAGAATGCAGCACAGACCTGCAAAGTGCAGCATACCAAAAGAAGTCTTTCAGAAAGCAATGGCCTGTGACACATAGGCACGGCATGTAGCATGTACACCAGAACTATACTAGAGCTAAATCTGTGTTCAAACTAGAGGCAATTTACAGAAGTGTTCATCTGAAATCCATGAAAATATATCAAAGCAACTCACCTGAATGTAGTATCCTGGGGAGATCTgcgcgcccccccccccccccaacaaagTCCAGCTCAGCTCAAACGCTGAGGATTGCACAACACATAAGAATTCACTCCCTGTCTTCACATTGTCTCCAAACAAATGCCCTCcttttttgaattaaatgaaaactgcctttttattttcccctcaaAACTGCAGCTCTTGTTAAAAACCTAATGTTTACGCCTGAGCTCTTGCTTTTCCCCTCTTGCTGGCTCTCTCCGTCTCTAcccacctcccctccttcctcaaATTCCCAAACAAGTCTCAACAGATTGACACTTatctttcccctcctccttctccctgccTTGTCCTCTCACTCACTGTTGCTGAACGGAGGGCTGAACTCAGATATATCAAACTAAAATATCTCGAGTCTGTCCACTAATTCAGTCCTTTTCCCTACAGCCAATGTGATCTCCTGGGTGGACCCCCCCTCCCGGCAAACCACAGCACAcaactttctcctctctcctgccccATTCTTCTCTCAtgaaacacaggaaatacacCTCCTTGGTGTCTCTGTTTTAGAGCAGCGATTGGTTGATACGGAGTCACCGGGTGTgtctgcacaacacacacagccaggtaAAGAGTATGGGCTGTGATAATACAAGGGAGAGTGggggaggggagacagagagtaaGGATTGAGAACACAAACTGGAGAGCTCACAGAGGCCTATAAAAACTTAAAGAGGGCAATGAAAGGGAAACTGTtctttatgattaaaaaaataattaggcATTAAGCaaccacagaggaggaaaccaAGGGATTGGGGTTGCAAGAGTGATCTATGAATGATTTGTTTAACAATGGCTGTTTCATGATGTTGACTGAGCACTGGAGTGGTCTGGGGTTTTGACAACCAAGAATCTGTGCCACTCACATTactaaataaaagtaatgacaCCTAACTATGATCCCTTTCACAGTTACttgttgctttattttgttgCACTGCATTAGCACTACGTCACTCTGCCTCCACCTACTTAATCACTTTGTCATTCAGGCTAATCAGACTCACACATTTCTACACAGATGTAGCAGCAGGAGCATATCTAAACTCTCATTAGCCAAGATCttttatgaattttaaaatgtattcaaaattaGTTAATTTCTTTCATGTGCATCAGCAAATGTTGTTAATGCCAATAAAGTAACTGAAATAAATGGAGGTCTCTATAGTAGTTACAGGCCTTCTTCCCCTAAAAGGCCGTTCCACAAGAAGAACTGTTGTGTTCAATTGGAActacatttcaaaaatactaCAAAATTGCCTACAGAGCCAGTGCTCCCTAAGGTAGGTAAAAGGAAATCTGACTGCCTAAATgcactgagcaaacacacaggctACTGAGGAATGCTTATCATCTTTAATCttatcattttaaatacttCTTTTAGAAGCATGATTAAAAGAATGGGACAATGTTACAGGCATTCAATCTGATCAAACTCGTAGCAGGTTAAAGGTTGTCTTGTGATCTAATTCATGATGATAAGCTGGAAGGTTGAAGCACTGCAGTATAGAAAAGAAATGTTGTGATGTAATTGAAACAGTATACTGGATGTCATGATACTGGTACAGAAGTTAAAGTGAGTCAAAATTAAATCACAGATAGACAAAGTAAAGGATTACATCATTAAGCCCAAGACTTATTACGGCCCTTAAAGAGAGTAAAGATAAAGGAGTTCAGGTGATTCGGTGACATCATTACCAGCGACACTATAACAATAAATACCTACATTCTCAGCCCAGGGCCGACAGTCATGGTCAGacaccaataaaaaaaatgtaaatattacagACAAGTTATAATCAGCTTATACTTCCAAGTCTACCATAAGCCACAACTTGACctttccttttaaaaatgtggtgGTTACATCATTTGTAGTTTGTGGCACTGTTAAATTACATTATACTGAATGATGATTATAACATTTTGCCCATCTAGGTTATATATATGATACTAGATATTATTGGATACTAGATTAtgataaacacaatgaaaaactcaacacacataaatatttttatggagaattcatcattgttttttttttataaacttcCAcgtaatgtttgtattttttatgtgctttttaaaaataaagcactTACTTGAATGGAAAACAATTACTCAACCAAccaatctttatttctattgcGCCAGTTGATATCAAGTAtcatctcaagacgctttccataatGAGCAGTTCTAGACCAGATTCTTCAAGTAAGAGAGAGACCTAATGATTCATAATtgaggattcaagaatccccacatgagtaAGCATCAGGTGTGAGACAACAGTGGtggcaaaaactcccctttaacaggaagaaacatCAAACAGATCCAgactcagaggtgggcggctttctgtcggggtccatgttgggaggaagttggacagagagagaacgtCTTAAGCTGTTTAACTGTTAAATGAcgagagggtgtctgccccacaggagaggagcctgatggctGAATCTGTGTGGATCTGGAGAAGCATCTTATTAAGTGATGATTATACAGATGGAGTGGTTTGTGCATCGATGACAGAGCACACAGACTAAAAGCTGCAGACTCCCTCTAACTTTTATCTTCTTCTCTTTGCACTCAGCTGTGACAGACTCTGGTCAGCTGACCCGGCTGTGAGGGGACTCGGCTGCAGCTCATTGGTCCTCATCTGGACGGTCACGTGCGCCTGTGTGTTTAGTTTCACTTCCGCACTCCGCTGCTGTTAGTAGCCTGTTAGCTTCCCGGATGTCACTTCACACACTTTTGGAGGAAAACCGCGTTTGTTTTCCAGGACAGCAAAACGTGCAGCTGACACTGTTTATGTAAAACTTCTGGCTGCATGCGGGGTTTTATATAATTTGATCTGCGCGGCCAAAAATCAGCTTTATTGATGATTAAGTCAACCAGGAAGCGACGTTAGCACGAGGGAGCTCACTAACGCTTCACCATCAGCTggatacatttttaaaccaaCCAATAAAGAAGTTTTCCCTCTTATTTACAGCAGAAAGTCATGAAGGTAGGTGTACAACGTTGTGGCCAAAAGTTAAACTCCGTGGAGCTTTTCAGTATTTTAACTGTGTTTCCTCAGGAAAACTTATTGCCTCATGCGGAGATGAACAGACATTTTGCACGCACGTACTGTATATTTAGTGAGGCTTAAAATGTGTGGTTTCACTACTTAATTTCCCAATAACACGATTGGTTTATACGGCTCATATACTGCTTATTTGTCTGCACTAAATATTGTAGGCCACATTACATACTAAGGTTTGTCAGGTAGTTTCGTCCTACTTTTGTTCAGTAAACGGTTATATGAGCTTCAGTTCCTCATACTAAACAGGAAATATGCAAAATTTGCCAccatttaattttgaattattcataTATGAGTGGGTCATACAGATAAAATCTCATCTCCTGGTACTTTTTTGGAAATTAATAAAGTTTATGGATGAAATAATCAGTTATTTAGTGAACTAAATACCAGACAAATTATCACATAGATGAAAGAAATCCGTATAAAtcccattattattattattattattattataaggcAGTTTTGTTCTTTGATATGCAGCTTTTCCTGCTGTATCAATGTCAAAACCATTAGAGGATCAACTAAACTGATTTCATTAAAGATTAATATGCATTTTTTgactgaaatattcaaatagcttgttttgtttgaccaactTAAACCCAGTTCAGTTTAATACCACATAAGACTAATAAAGGCAGCACGTTTGTTggaaaaatgcaacaaaaataattaatctgtTATCAAAATAGTCATCAGTCTCCTGTCAGTTAGATTAGTCCGTCAGGCTAATTGAATAATCGACTCCTCCTTTCAGCTCTAAAAGGCACAGCAACCGTAAACAGTTTatgtcatttcacattatatattgttatatatgcAACCCAAATTAATAGTAAATACTTATATTGGTGACAAATTAAGTTCCCATTTTAAAGGCTGAGTGTCCATACTTGTTTtcatgtatgtgtctgtgtcaggtGTTCGACGGTCAAAGCGGATGGTCCTTCCTGGTGTGGACCCTGGctgttcagctgctgctgtgtggaagAGGGGTGTACACCACTGAAAACACTAAGAGATGTAAATTGCTCTCAGAGTCCTCGTCAGAGCGGAAAGTCCTCAGTCGACTAGAGCCACTCACCAATAAGAAGTAAGAAGAGACTCAAATGTGTACCTGCATATTCAGTACCATCGATACGATGTCTGGTTATTTTTGTCATCCATCAAAAATCTGTTCTTACGGAATATGTAAAGCAACCATGACTGAAGCATTTTGCCTGATTGATCTTTGCCATTCAGAGGTTGTCCACTTCTGCGTCACATGTTATGAATTGCTCGTCCTCTTTTCTATAGCTTTACAGTCGACACCAAGAATGGAGACGACAAGTACGCATATGTGTTCCAGTTGTGTGGGGATGCAGCGGGCATCCCGGGAGCTGGGCTTGTCCAGGTGGACAGCAAGAAAACGGAAAGCAAACCAACAGTGATCGGCACGTATAATGCAACACAGGCCATTGGAGGAAGTAAGTCTCTGCAAAATACAAGACTTTAACCCTAATTTACCTTGACTCTGTTGTGATTGAATGtttgcagcatgtgtgtgaatgctaACTGGCTGTGAAGTGGGAAGTTAGGTTGGAGAATTGCACGATGGTTTGAGACAAATTATGAGCTAAATAAGCCCAAAAACTTAGAAATAGTTTACTGTTCATTCATGAATTATCACTGAACATGGGGCAAACCTTTTCATAGGGTGCTTCAGATCAGTATTGTGTCTACATTGTCCAGTTTTTTTACACTTCTCCGCTACTGCAGGTGACTGGGTGATGCTGATCTACAGAAATGGCGACAAGTATGATGGCCACTGCTCCAAGGAAATGAGGAAAGCCATTGTCATGATCTCTTGCAACAGGAAAATCGACATGGTAAAAGAAACTTGGATAGATCATCAGAtttgagaaaaggaaaaagaaatgctAACGgaactgttttttgtttttctttttaattaaaaaaaaaaaatgtttaaaaatgacataagaTTCAACAAGGCGTCTTTGAgtaacatgcacaaacactacACAGCTGTTTATAATACAGTAACACAGGCATTTCACTCTTCATATTGATTATTGCAAGGTAGACCGAAGAAATACCGGATTCATGTTACAAAGTAATCTACCAggaatgtgtgcatgcatgtctttGATTGGCCAATGCAGCATGTTCCTGCATGACATCACATTGTGTTAGGGTAAAATTTAAATCTGTGTCAGCACCACTGCTGGAGTTTCATTTCTAATGAATTGCATGTTTTTCACACAGTGCTAACGCAGGTCTGAACATGACCTAATTCTTCTCCTGTTTGACATGTAGACACCCTGTCTCCTTTCCTGTGTATGTTTGGCCTTGCAtttacctccctctctctctctctctctctccctatctctctttctctccacctcaGGGCCAACtggaggtggtgctggaggacagggagagggagcaggactGTTTCTACCTGTTTGAGCTGGACTCAAGTGCAGTGTGCCCACCTCTTCAGTCCCAGATCAGCACAGGCTCCATAATACTCATCATGTGCGTAAAGACAATGTGCAGTGAACCAAAACCCTGTTAAAGCGTATAATATTGTAAATGATCAGTGATCATAAgccctctcctctttcagtgGGTTCTGTCTTGTGGCCGTTTACCTCATTGGAGGTTTCCTGTACCAACGACTGATTGTTGGAGCCAAAGGGATGGAGCAGTTCCCAAACTATGCTTTTTGGGTTGAGGTTGGCAATCTGTCAGCGGTAAGCCTAGTTGCTGATAACTAGTTTTATCAAAAGCTCATGCTTCTGTGACTTTTCGTGAATATCATAACCAACCCCCACCTCCCTTCTGTGCAGGATGGGTGTGACTTTGTGTGCCGGTCACGAAATCGAGAGGAAGCGCCCAGTTACAGGGGAGTGGCCACAGAACCTTTAGAAGAAGAGCCAGAGGAAAGAGATGACCACTTGCTACCTATGTGACGTTGATGTGAAAGAAATGGGACAGAGAGTTTCACCGTGTGACACAGTTTGCTCTTTCACAGGTTAGATGAAGTTGCTGCTAGacacaagtctttttttttttccttgtttaggTTTAGGACCTGTTGACACTTCATGTGTATTCCAGACTTGTGCCTAGGGCAACTACTGCGTGATCTGCTTGTCACTTTAGAGGGCATGTTACTCCTAGGGCTGACAGACCTGCCTCCTTTCCCAACACATGCATTTCATTCAGCTGTTTGATGTCAAACAAATGAGTGATTCATCCAAGATTATAAAGTGACAATAAATACTGACTCCTCCATGGATATCTGGCGCAAAAGGGAGAAGTTGAGTAGTTGGATTTCTACGTGATTTAAATTT
The nucleotide sequence above comes from Pempheris klunzingeri isolate RE-2024b chromosome 8, fPemKlu1.hap1, whole genome shotgun sequence. Encoded proteins:
- the arhgef5 gene encoding trichohyalin isoform X2, with protein sequence MGTKRPSCTLFDTLSNINTSDRKLQPGGKISRDPSPRPAMTAQSERERDSTREEDWKRDREMEKMRNKARFKDVDPRERYYERDRAAAPRPREGEREWRERERRQEDDRSRNGRPFSNLEKETDKEVESGMKKGDTFPRMRKSSPDHGRRMTGTTEMYEERGKRRRDRPKRPETDEWERERERARQRERYREKERDEIQSRAKGEGRNTERRPVKDEKSRQRERYQESDFGFQHRGREVGDSRDRREKDAARKRENSRPNMEKWEARVPSPHRRRDGKIYLDSREREKAQRREGRRDTRSEGDSDERELRKERARDREREELTYQHSRSEGDNTGITERERHPVGQGYREEDRQRHRDKDREREVDRYRRRGAEKDRERYREVDSRAAREAHREGDRWKESVRDLKVPLDDRREDRRYREHRRGKEAKEREADPRWDDTTGRGSRSLNETPPRVPPRAQSSGEWSSDMDSEMRYRGGRDSHEERESSRESTAESDRDAEEQRNPERAAGRRQREPKGSERHDRERGEMAGGLSEQRRMWLEPHRGKNSKDKFIDGERHTKGKEKRRREEERTVESQAEWERGGWRVKEEPDETYLDQGGYRGRQVGRNEHRIDIDQGTEGVSVDGEEAGEVWREIDKERKEHLSDSDGGIEGSRRWDVEGENVTDNTEESDREEEGGSDYWARNEREGGSETAWKQDRSSMLSGEDGFVTTSSGGDEGDEREEDEEDEFEDCQEFWEGGVAYNSHSPVALNGGEGDRDREEEWTMGEEEVVDEDEPGMEKQPKYVFCVIGQTLPRTNTVTMSPSQDDETEGVEKNNQTFDSRHRCNDDAMQQPQDDLHLTLSRNEECPIIDNQDTESKNEYEVTREERAAMGETAKMDLRFKVSSEHQNAEIGEGMRSKLEHPYAEIKQLKRDSQTERLLIEWREKSHEGVERRRGQVSPVPSNPYGEDYSQMSFEQIQPILDVINTGTMSPEEVEAIRIRMSGAWSMSDEPKRHSQAPHLKWAKDVVREILGRSEEQTVDEPNAEVHGDQGVNQSETAIKTDKQQEVAQGTGEMPVVTVTTDGQQSEPELEEEELLEVEGLRDDEDDRSKSWGEVELRNVLDTIDRRKRNSRFFNAAQLYQQYSEAAQNFEILRQARSDVISVCEDPTPSPAPSPPPARRPLPPIPSVPHPHSLSHTGSITSVKSLPPPEPPKREGRPSSPRLSICLSQSATLWRELPGVRNSFELEVLTEDQRRLQEVRFEVVTSEASYCRSLDIVVEHFVKSKQLGALLTTQDRNWLFSRLADVRAISHSFLSKLEERVESDIMHFTVCDIIARHCQRFKMVYVPYLTNQSYQDTTYQRLMNENQGFKRIVEKLERSPVCQRLPLRSFLVLPFQRITRIKLLVQNIVKRTTPGTAEATQAIKSLKLLEKLIQESNDSITQMKSIESLVSLSAKVDFECRTLPLISQSRRLVREGPVTELIDFSLKDTERNIYLHLFNDYLLLSLQKEGGRFTVIDHSPVSDLRAENCRVKLHSLQKNLFRLHMSPKALLLRTDTQSNKLRWISALSRPHPEIDFSAAQDFPQMQCIRAFVAQQPDELSLEKADVILVHQQSSDHWVEGTRLSDRHRGWVPESHLETISNSRVRQRNLSDALKLTTATAAV
- the m6pr gene encoding cation-dependent mannose-6-phosphate receptor, whose protein sequence is MKVFDGQSGWSFLVWTLAVQLLLCGRGVYTTENTKRCKLLSESSSERKVLSRLEPLTNKNFTVDTKNGDDKYAYVFQLCGDAAGIPGAGLVQVDSKKTESKPTVIGTYNATQAIGGSDWVMLIYRNGDKYDGHCSKEMRKAIVMISCNRKIDMGQLEVVLEDREREQDCFYLFELDSSAVCPPLQSQISTGSIILIIGFCLVAVYLIGGFLYQRLIVGAKGMEQFPNYAFWVEVGNLSADGCDFVCRSRNREEAPSYRGVATEPLEEEPEERDDHLLPM